From Bacteroidota bacterium, the proteins below share one genomic window:
- a CDS encoding HlyD family efflux transporter periplasmic adaptor subunit, translated as MGQNIPPVNDRSLPFKAASLVRDTRYAKKFARITSGIFILLFLLLFMPWTQNIRSSGSVTTYLPQDRPQSLQSVIPGRIERWYIREGQFVHKGDTIVRISEIREKFFDPKLLERVSDQIKAKEGSQSSTAAKVSALAQQISALQKEKVLSLEKARNKVKQAELKILSDSAELQAIRVDMEIARVQARRADSLLKRGLIALTEQERRNLKQQETTAKQVAVENKLLTSRNELINANIELGSLEAEYSNKISKAESELNSALSYLYETQAEIAKMNIDFSNLSIRSSFYFVTAPQDGYVVQAKVSGVGENIAEGDVICTIMPSDPSLAIQLYVQPMDIPLLEKGRKVRLQFDGWPALVFSGWPNYSFGTFGGVVAVIDNFDTQGKYRILVVPDPDDTPWPEQIRVGSGTFGWIMLKDVPIWYELWRQFNGFPPDYLGTAKVSTNPVDVKSAGEKKKPGKSEEKE; from the coding sequence ATGGGACAGAACATACCTCCGGTAAACGACCGGTCGCTGCCCTTCAAAGCGGCGAGCCTCGTGCGCGATACGCGCTATGCGAAGAAGTTCGCACGAATCACCTCCGGGATCTTCATCCTGCTCTTCCTGCTGTTGTTCATGCCCTGGACACAGAATATCCGGTCCAGCGGCTCGGTGACGACCTACCTGCCACAAGACCGGCCGCAATCACTGCAATCGGTTATCCCGGGAAGAATTGAACGATGGTACATTCGTGAAGGTCAATTCGTCCACAAGGGCGACACGATCGTTCGCATCAGCGAGATCCGGGAAAAATTCTTCGACCCGAAACTGCTGGAACGCGTAAGCGACCAGATCAAAGCGAAGGAGGGTTCACAATCGTCTACCGCCGCCAAGGTCTCCGCGCTTGCGCAACAGATCAGCGCCTTGCAAAAAGAAAAAGTACTCTCCCTGGAAAAAGCCCGGAACAAAGTGAAGCAGGCGGAGCTGAAGATCCTCAGCGACAGTGCCGAATTGCAGGCCATCCGCGTCGATATGGAGATCGCCCGTGTCCAGGCCCGCCGCGCCGATTCGTTGCTCAAGCGGGGCTTGATCGCGCTGACCGAACAGGAACGCCGCAACCTCAAACAGCAGGAGACCACCGCCAAGCAGGTGGCGGTCGAGAACAAGTTGCTTACTTCCAGGAACGAACTGATCAACGCGAACATCGAACTCGGTTCGCTCGAAGCCGAATACTCCAACAAGATCAGCAAAGCGGAGTCGGAACTGAACAGCGCGCTGTCCTATCTTTATGAGACCCAGGCGGAGATCGCGAAGATGAACATCGACTTCTCCAACCTCAGCATACGCAGTTCGTTCTACTTCGTCACGGCTCCGCAAGACGGGTATGTCGTACAGGCGAAAGTGTCGGGTGTGGGCGAGAACATCGCGGAAGGCGACGTGATCTGCACCATCATGCCGTCCGATCCGAGTCTCGCCATCCAATTGTACGTGCAGCCGATGGATATCCCGCTCCTCGAGAAAGGCCGAAAGGTCCGGCTGCAGTTCGATGGCTGGCCGGCACTTGTCTTCTCCGGTTGGCCGAACTATTCGTTCGGAACATTTGGCGGCGTGGTAGCTGTCATTGACAACTTCGATACACAGGGAAAGTACCGCATCCTTGTTGTTCCGGATCCCGATGACACGCCCTGGCCGGAACAGATACGGGTCGGCTCAGGTACGTTCGGCTGGATCATGCTGAAGGATGTGCCGATCTGGTACGAACTCTGGCGTCAATTCAACGGGTTCCCGCCCGACTACCTCGGTACGGCCAAGGTGTCGACCAATCCGGTCGATGTGAAAAGTGCGGGCGAAAAGAAGAAACCTGGTAAATCGGAGGAGAAGGAATAA
- a CDS encoding T9SS type A sorting domain-containing protein, translating to MRRTIRHILLIGLTLLLLSGAERALAQSNNLCPTGSVPSLTVNNCAGVTDYTVAQSFTVDNTANVASATVCVSTANNRRDGWYRFTATSTSSTIEVTVAQGTRNIAVAVYTGTCGAMTEVGCVNNAGNGGTETITLTTTIGTTYYIRLIRINSGSTGNDIDGTIAVRSPLGNDNCGGAIVLTPGAPGAACSSVCGTTFGATGSTPATACSGTADDDVWYSFTATQISHSITVDGTGNFDPVVALLSGGCGALTNQACSDLTGNGGVETLVFNNLVAGQTYFIRVYDYDNGAPSDYEFTICVTTPILPTCPGSMGLGVVNVASLPYSSTGRTTTGRGNEFTASNTVICGNSNYYQSNDEVFVFTPATSGLVSIAVTSGSTNVGIMLYNGCPFIGQGGTCVDYSQSTSGNQFLCVNVVAGNTYYLLVDRNGGTSISNYNITISAPSVGAPPGSTCFNPVVIAALPYTATNQTTQCKLNDYNNSSTGSCMTLYESGEDMVFQFNSTGTQCIRITLSNTSSTAAGFQLYENCPGSAGANCLGAVGGGNVSANFSLPGAGTYYIIVDSWDPPSSVGFDINVTTSPITSFNDLPCNATFLPINTNLNGNNSCSGGTGEPGAPSCWTGGELNTVWFRVQPTGTSLTIKTFLGTLANTQIAVYQGTCSSLTQVSPTGSSCNQDITCGTNSVNNSQVTLTGLTPGNNYWIRVDGENDMTGTFGIIAVDGTNGLPTVYGQECQSPLPVCQNSLSVGNPGYSAFGNSCDFGSFLNCLLSGERASAFYSIPINAAGNLEFDIVPNDWLGAPSTTSTDYDFAIWEVGASGLQCNQLGSTAPVRCNYSALGVTGLSGTGNSPGAYPGFNGAYEPAIAVAPGEVYLLMISNYTNSTSGFTLNFSGVPDPVNYSAVPSSMNWIGGTNTSWGVSGNWGACNIPTCAVDVNIDIGSINQPVVQSNYSVGNVFINAGASLTINPGITLSVCGDFINNGSLVMLPGSQVRFVGSGNQAVVGNFTGANRFANFTMAKPSGLLVLDSDIDIEENDSLLIGGQFDPASHRIRLKKNFYNADGANTHVSPAAGTTYEFNGNAVQVFRNDGSDIVLDTVVMNQAPASSLQLSPSGNSELIVAGRLTLTSGKIVTGTEEVDVINGDNAAVTSGNVNSYVEGKLIRALLPNATGIYDFPVGNAARGYELARLDFTTPTQIPEIEAEFFSWGAVPNGPASSECVYADYSLNPSLNHGYWTLTASSNGNTGVYDITLFNRSYTNAVAGGGWSVMKRSPSGSGPWFLDGTCVLTSTITASTRTGLTGFSDFATVQSSFPLPIELLSFTAKLVGDQVLTQWSTATETNNDYFTVEHSTDGINFESVGVVDGAGNSVHTLTYAYVHEYPVRGVNYYRLKQTDYDGRSGYSDVVAVKVVRAPSGISVYPSPAIQDITLEFSSTRGEAASIQVTDVIGQLVIEESITLEKGTVSRILPVKMLADGLYTITIYSDHDCWRTTFVKGEARP from the coding sequence CGGAGCGCGCTTTGGCGCAGTCAAATAACCTTTGTCCGACCGGTAGTGTTCCCAGTTTAACAGTGAACAATTGTGCCGGTGTCACGGATTACACGGTTGCACAGTCCTTTACGGTTGATAATACGGCGAATGTCGCATCAGCGACAGTTTGCGTATCGACCGCGAATAACCGCCGTGACGGTTGGTATCGATTTACTGCGACGTCGACCTCCTCTACCATAGAAGTCACGGTAGCCCAGGGAACCCGCAACATCGCTGTTGCGGTGTACACCGGAACATGCGGCGCCATGACGGAAGTTGGATGTGTCAACAATGCCGGTAACGGCGGTACCGAGACCATTACGCTCACTACGACTATCGGAACTACTTATTATATCCGATTGATCCGGATCAACTCCGGCAGTACCGGAAACGATATCGATGGTACGATTGCCGTCCGTTCACCACTCGGCAATGATAATTGTGGTGGCGCCATCGTGCTCACGCCGGGCGCACCCGGGGCTGCCTGTTCATCCGTATGCGGAACTACCTTCGGCGCAACCGGATCAACACCTGCTACAGCGTGTTCTGGTACGGCTGATGACGACGTTTGGTACAGTTTTACCGCGACGCAGATCAGCCATAGCATTACCGTCGATGGAACCGGAAACTTCGATCCTGTAGTCGCCCTGCTTTCCGGCGGATGTGGAGCTTTGACCAATCAGGCGTGTTCCGACCTGACAGGAAACGGGGGCGTCGAAACACTCGTCTTTAATAATCTGGTCGCCGGCCAAACGTACTTTATCCGGGTTTATGATTATGATAACGGCGCCCCATCCGATTACGAATTCACGATCTGTGTCACGACTCCCATCCTCCCAACCTGCCCCGGTTCGATGGGGTTGGGCGTAGTCAACGTTGCATCCCTTCCGTATTCGTCCACCGGTCGTACCACGACCGGTCGCGGTAACGAGTTCACCGCGAGCAATACCGTTATTTGTGGAAACTCGAATTACTATCAATCCAACGACGAAGTTTTTGTCTTTACTCCTGCAACTTCCGGACTGGTAAGCATCGCGGTTACAAGTGGCAGCACCAATGTGGGTATCATGTTGTACAACGGTTGTCCGTTCATCGGACAAGGCGGCACGTGCGTCGATTATTCCCAAAGCACTTCCGGCAACCAGTTTCTTTGTGTGAACGTGGTTGCCGGCAATACCTACTACCTCCTTGTCGACCGCAATGGCGGCACCAGTATCTCCAACTATAATATCACGATCTCCGCCCCATCGGTAGGAGCTCCGCCCGGATCGACATGTTTCAACCCGGTCGTCATCGCCGCGCTCCCCTACACCGCAACCAACCAGACTACTCAGTGTAAACTGAACGATTATAACAACAGCAGTACCGGTTCGTGCATGACGTTGTATGAAAGCGGGGAAGACATGGTGTTCCAGTTTAATTCCACCGGAACACAATGCATCCGCATCACACTAAGCAATACCTCCAGCACGGCCGCGGGTTTTCAGTTGTATGAGAATTGTCCAGGCAGCGCCGGGGCCAACTGCCTGGGCGCGGTAGGTGGCGGAAACGTTTCAGCCAATTTCTCCTTACCTGGTGCCGGCACCTATTACATCATTGTAGACAGTTGGGATCCGCCCAGTTCGGTAGGGTTCGACATCAATGTCACTACCTCGCCTATCACCTCGTTTAACGACCTGCCCTGTAACGCCACGTTCTTGCCAATCAACACGAATCTGAACGGTAACAACAGTTGTTCAGGCGGAACAGGAGAACCGGGAGCACCCTCCTGCTGGACAGGCGGGGAACTCAATACGGTTTGGTTCCGTGTGCAACCCACCGGGACCAGTTTGACGATAAAGACATTTTTGGGTACGTTGGCAAATACGCAGATCGCAGTGTACCAGGGAACCTGTTCCTCGCTTACCCAGGTTTCACCGACGGGTAGTTCCTGTAATCAGGATATCACCTGCGGTACGAATTCCGTCAACAACTCCCAGGTGACGCTTACCGGCCTGACTCCCGGAAACAACTATTGGATTCGCGTGGACGGCGAGAACGACATGACCGGTACGTTCGGAATCATCGCTGTGGATGGCACGAACGGACTCCCAACCGTATATGGACAGGAATGTCAGAGCCCACTGCCGGTTTGCCAGAATTCCTTGAGCGTTGGTAACCCGGGTTACAGCGCGTTCGGAAACAGTTGTGATTTCGGCAGCTTTTTGAATTGCCTCCTTTCCGGAGAACGGGCATCTGCGTTTTATAGCATCCCCATCAATGCGGCCGGCAATCTCGAATTCGACATTGTTCCGAATGACTGGCTGGGGGCACCCAGTACGACCAGTACCGACTACGATTTCGCTATCTGGGAGGTCGGAGCCAGTGGATTACAATGCAATCAACTCGGTTCAACTGCACCGGTACGGTGTAACTACAGTGCACTTGGCGTGACAGGACTTAGCGGAACGGGAAATTCACCTGGCGCATATCCGGGTTTCAATGGTGCCTATGAACCGGCTATTGCCGTAGCTCCCGGGGAGGTATACCTGCTCATGATCAGCAACTATACCAACAGTACGTCGGGCTTTACACTGAATTTCTCCGGTGTGCCCGATCCGGTGAATTATTCGGCTGTTCCATCGTCGATGAACTGGATAGGCGGTACGAATACGAGTTGGGGCGTATCCGGGAACTGGGGTGCCTGTAACATCCCGACTTGCGCGGTCGACGTGAACATTGATATTGGTTCCATCAATCAGCCGGTTGTCCAAAGCAACTATTCGGTCGGTAACGTATTCATCAATGCCGGCGCATCCCTCACCATCAATCCCGGAATTACCTTGTCCGTTTGCGGCGACTTCATTAATAACGGCAGTTTGGTGATGCTACCGGGTTCCCAGGTACGCTTTGTTGGCTCCGGTAATCAAGCGGTCGTTGGAAACTTCACAGGGGCCAATCGCTTTGCCAATTTCACCATGGCGAAACCTTCCGGCTTGCTTGTGCTGGACTCGGATATTGACATTGAGGAGAATGATTCCCTGCTGATCGGTGGCCAGTTCGATCCGGCTTCTCACCGGATCCGCCTGAAGAAGAACTTTTATAATGCCGATGGCGCGAATACGCATGTCAGCCCGGCGGCAGGAACCACCTATGAATTCAACGGTAATGCCGTACAGGTGTTCCGCAATGACGGCAGCGATATCGTACTCGATACCGTCGTCATGAACCAGGCACCGGCATCCAGCCTCCAGTTGAGCCCTTCCGGCAACAGCGAGCTCATCGTTGCAGGCCGGCTGACGTTGACGAGCGGAAAGATCGTGACCGGAACGGAAGAAGTCGACGTAATCAACGGGGACAACGCCGCGGTGACTTCGGGCAATGTCAACAGCTACGTGGAAGGAAAGTTGATCCGCGCGCTTCTGCCCAATGCGACCGGCATCTATGACTTCCCGGTCGGCAACGCGGCTCGTGGCTACGAACTTGCGCGATTGGATTTCACAACACCTACCCAGATTCCCGAGATTGAAGCGGAGTTCTTCTCTTGGGGTGCCGTTCCCAACGGGCCGGCTTCCAGTGAGTGTGTCTACGCCGATTACTCCCTCAATCCATCCCTTAACCATGGTTACTGGACACTGACCGCGTCTTCCAACGGAAACACCGGGGTCTACGATATCACGCTCTTCAACCGCAGCTACACCAATGCCGTTGCCGGCGGAGGCTGGTCGGTGATGAAGCGCAGTCCTTCGGGATCCGGTCCCTGGTTCCTGGACGGGACCTGCGTGCTGACCAGTACCATTACCGCGAGTACACGTACCGGACTGACGGGCTTCTCGGATTTCGCAACTGTACAGTCGAGCTTTCCCCTTCCAATCGAGCTGCTCTCATTCACCGCTAAACTGGTCGGCGATCAGGTGTTAACACAGTGGTCGACCGCAACGGAAACCAACAACGATTACTTTACGGTGGAACACAGCACCGATGGAATTAATTTCGAATCAGTCGGTGTAGTTGACGGCGCCGGAAACAGTGTGCACACTTTGACGTATGCTTACGTGCACGAATACCCTGTACGGGGAGTCAATTATTATCGATTGAAGCAGACCGATTACGACGGCCGGTCAGGTTATTCCGATGTCGTAGCAGTGAAAGTGGTACGAGCCCCTTCTGGCATTTCCGTTTACCCGAGTCCGGCAATCCAGGACATCACCCTCGAGTTTTCCTCCACGCGCGGCGAAGCCGCCAGCATTCAAGTGACGGATGTTATCGGTCAACTGGTGATTGAAGAGTCCATCACATTGGAAAAGGGAACGGTGTCCCGAATCCTTCCTGTAAAAATGCTGGCCGACGGATTGTACACCATCACCATCTATTCGGATCACGATTGCTGGCGTACTACCTTTGTGAAAGGGGAAGCACGACCCTGA
- a CDS encoding TolC family protein, producing MKRSTLLVLLTLCTLLATAQDSTRTLSLREVYRLVLDHHPVAKQAALLPDAARAELRMARGMFDPVLKSGFDEKNFEGKEYWKSWENSLVVPVWFGTDIKAGFDNSRGPYLDSERVTPGQGLSFLGVSVPLGQGLLIDERRATVRQAQLLGTLAAAEQIKLINKLLLQVNKDYLDWTYAFTRLQWHEESLRLAEVRFDAIRMRVLFGDQPAIDSLEALIEVQNRENIRNQSLLDFTNARLIMSNHLWSPEGAPLEMTAEVVPTFEGTVIDTLDAASLNAMLDSANSNHPELVKLRTKLQGLEIEKRWAAEKLRPKLNLDYNFLAPRADGLLENGLQPIYQENYKMGLSFRMPLFLREERGKLNLMKIKMNQTEQEQLQTNREITNQVRAAYNELNNLGLQLRIQQQQLENAEKLLAGELYKFENGESFLFLVNSRENAVINSRIKLAELKAKYGKSRAFLSWSAGRLIAE from the coding sequence ATGAAGCGCTCCACGCTGCTGGTACTCCTGACGCTGTGTACACTGCTGGCAACCGCTCAGGATAGCACGCGTACGCTTTCACTTCGGGAAGTGTACCGACTGGTGCTGGATCATCATCCGGTCGCGAAGCAGGCAGCGCTATTGCCTGACGCTGCCAGGGCGGAGCTGCGCATGGCCCGCGGGATGTTCGATCCGGTATTGAAGAGCGGATTCGATGAGAAGAATTTCGAAGGAAAGGAATACTGGAAAAGCTGGGAAAACTCGCTGGTCGTTCCAGTCTGGTTCGGAACCGACATCAAGGCGGGTTTCGACAATAGTCGCGGCCCGTACCTCGATTCCGAACGCGTCACGCCCGGACAAGGGTTAAGTTTCCTGGGGGTCAGCGTGCCCTTGGGACAAGGGCTCCTGATCGACGAGCGACGCGCTACCGTGCGCCAGGCACAATTGCTGGGAACGTTGGCTGCTGCGGAGCAAATCAAGCTTATCAATAAACTGCTGTTGCAGGTCAACAAGGATTACCTCGACTGGACCTACGCGTTTACGCGACTGCAATGGCACGAAGAATCACTCCGCCTGGCGGAAGTACGCTTCGACGCGATCCGGATGCGCGTGTTGTTCGGCGATCAGCCCGCGATCGACTCGCTGGAAGCGTTGATTGAAGTCCAGAACCGGGAGAACATCCGGAATCAGTCGTTGCTCGATTTCACCAATGCCCGCCTGATCATGTCGAATCACCTCTGGAGCCCCGAAGGCGCTCCGCTGGAGATGACGGCGGAAGTGGTCCCGACCTTTGAAGGAACCGTTATCGATACGCTGGATGCCGCATCACTCAACGCAATGCTCGATTCGGCCAACAGCAACCACCCCGAATTGGTCAAGCTCCGCACCAAATTGCAGGGACTTGAAATCGAGAAACGATGGGCGGCTGAGAAGCTGAGGCCAAAACTCAACCTCGATTATAATTTCCTTGCGCCGCGTGCCGACGGACTGTTGGAGAACGGATTACAACCGATCTATCAGGAGAATTACAAAATGGGGTTATCCTTTAGGATGCCGTTGTTCCTTCGCGAAGAGCGTGGTAAGCTCAACCTGATGAAGATCAAAATGAACCAGACGGAGCAAGAGCAACTGCAAACCAACCGTGAAATCACCAACCAGGTACGTGCCGCCTACAATGAATTGAATAACCTGGGACTTCAATTACGCATTCAGCAGCAACAGTTGGAGAATGCGGAAAAACTTTTAGCCGGCGAGCTTTACAAATTTGAGAACGGCGAAAGTTTTCTTTTCCTGGTGAACTCCCGCGAAAACGCCGTCATCAACAGCCGTATCAAGCTGGCGGAGTTAAAGGCGAAGTACGGAAAGAGCAGGGCATTCCTGTCGTGGAGCGCGGGTCGCTTGATCGCAGAATAA